Proteins from a single region of Apium graveolens cultivar Ventura chromosome 7, ASM990537v1, whole genome shotgun sequence:
- the LOC141674241 gene encoding uncharacterized protein LOC141674241 codes for MDPPVLSKAKPGEPLSLYIAAGPKAVSSALVREEGGTQNLVYYVSQVLKDAETRYPNLEKFALALIHSSRKLRQYFQGREIRVVTDQQLRKVIHKPDASGRLVNWAIELSQFNIKFVPRTAIKAQALAEFVMECTFPESTQPLSREMSPERTNSGTDSWKLYVNGSSTAERSGAGLILISPEGFTIQQAITFAFKATNNQAEYEALIAGLRLAKYLGVSRMTIHSDSQIVVKQTTGEYIAKDPTLAQYQAMVRSILEATPDITILQINREENSKADELSKLVQNSSDLVSSVYF; via the coding sequence ATGGACCCCCCGGTGCTCTCCAAAGCCAAGCCCGGAGAACCTCTGTCTCTATACATCGCCGCCGGACCCAAAGCTGTCTCCTCGGCACTGGTTCGGGAGGAAGGAGGAACACAAAACCTCGTCTACTATGTCAGCCAAGTCCTCAAGGATGCCGAGACTCGGTACCCAAACTTGGAAAAGTTTGCCTTGGCCCTTATACATTCCAGCAGGAAGCTGAGGCAGTACTTCCAAGGCCGAGAAATCAGAGTGGTCACGGACCAGCAGCTCAGGAAGGTCATTCACAAACCAGATGCCTCTGGAAGGTTAGTTAACTGGGCCATTGAACTAAGTCAATTCAACATCAAATTCGTGCCACGCACGGCAATAAAGGCTCAGGCCTTAGCCGAATTTGTGATGGAATGCACCTTCCCGGAAAGTACTCAACCTTTATCCCGAGAGATGTCCCCGGAGAGAACCAACTCGGGCACGGATTCCTGGAAGCTCTATGTCAACGGCTCGTCCACGGCCGAAAGGTCCGGAGCGGGCCTCATCCTTATTAGCCCGGAGGGCTTCACCATTCAACAGGCAATAACTTTCGCTTTCAAGGCAACGAATAATCAGGCTGAATATGAAGCACTCATTGCCGGGCTCAGGCTGGCGAAATATCTCGGCGTCTCAAGAATGACCATCCACAGTGATTCTCAGATCGTGGTCAAGCAAACCACCGGAGAATATATCGCGAAAGATCCAACACTGGCACAGTACCAGGCAATGGTACGAAGCATCTTGGAAGCCACTCCCGACATCACCATACTTCAGATCAACAGAGAAGAGAACTCCAAAGCGGACGAGCTGTCCAAACTCGTGCAGAATTCCTCCGATCTCGTTAGTTCGGTATACTTCTAA
- the LOC141672775 gene encoding large ribosomal subunit protein uL2my, C-terminal part-like yields the protein MAAILRARKVSSTLFCNFLRAPIRQFTAASDASATQSSSSNPMSNHAVCSLVLSTSTMQVGSKIHNISAGASQSALNNPIFSLDISSQFGSCMPISMMRIGTLIHNIELRPGEGGKLVRAAGTAAKILKEPSASKYCLIRLPSGREKLIDTSCRATIGTVSNPEHGTKRLRKAGHSRWLGRRPVVRGVAMNPVDHPHGGGEGKSKSSGGHGKVSRTPWGKPTKSGYKTGPLKRRK from the exons ATGGCAGCAATTTTGAGGGCTCGCAAAGTTTCCTCAACCCTCTTCTGCAATTTCCTTCGTGCTCCCATCCGTCAGTTCACCGCTGCTTCAG ATGCTAGTGCTACACAATCATCTTCGAGTAACCCGATGTCCAATCATGCTGTATGTTCCCTGGTCTTGAGCACATCCACAATGCAAGTCGGGAGCAAAATTCACAACATCAGTGCAGGTGCCTCACAGTCAGCTTTGAACAACCCAATATTCAGCCTTGACATAAGCTCACAATTTGGAAGCTGCATGCCTATCTCAATGATGCGAATTGGGACCCTAATCCACAACATCGAATTGAGACCTGGCGAAGGTGGCAAACTGGTGCGAGCAGCAGGCACTGCTGCGAAAATACTGAAAGAGCCATCAGCATCTAAGTACTGTTTGATCAGATTGCCGTCTGGGAGAGAGAAACTAATTGATACAAGTTGTCGTGCAACAATAGGGACTGTATCAAACCCTGAACATGGGACGAAGAGACTGAGAAAGGCTGGTCACAGTCGATGGCTTGGGAGGAGGCCGGTGGTGAGAGGAGTGGCCATGAACCCTGTAGACCATCCTCATGGAGGAGGGGAAGGGAAGAGTAAAAGTAGTGGTGGTCATGGAAAGGTTTCAAGAACTCCTTGGGGAAAGCCTACTAAAAGTGGTTATAAGACTGGGCCTCTTAAGAGAAGAAAGTAG